One segment of Nocardia farcinica DNA contains the following:
- a CDS encoding MCE family protein codes for MKRLIHRLGLAAKLVTLCLTAAVASGCSLLPDSIAGLPEEYLGEKLRISADFENVAGLYAGNEVAVLGVPVGRVDTVTPKGSYVQVTMSLDKDVQVPADAMAALVSPQLITNRHVELAPAYTGDGPTLADGDHIPLARTRVPVELDRILENFDQLGAALKGDNQEGPMASRVLFPLLDGNGDRLRETLDELAGAFEVTFANKDQISNTIIKLNEITQVIAANDQTVRDFSGRLTELVQLMGEQAPGLHAVLTQLNDFVANTSAVVGQNQDQLAGALTRFVAITEQMRANARQLTEIVDVTPLFFENLANATSFEHRAIRLHGLLDKAVLDGEALALFCERVQMRLDGCRTGRIMDMGPDFGLTAALLGLTK; via the coding sequence ATGAAGAGACTGATCCACCGACTCGGGCTCGCGGCGAAACTCGTGACGCTGTGCCTGACCGCCGCCGTCGCGTCGGGATGTTCCCTGCTGCCCGACAGCATCGCCGGCCTGCCGGAGGAATACCTCGGCGAAAAGCTGCGCATCAGCGCCGATTTCGAGAACGTCGCCGGGCTGTACGCGGGCAACGAGGTCGCGGTGCTCGGCGTGCCCGTCGGGCGGGTGGACACCGTCACCCCCAAGGGCAGCTACGTCCAGGTGACGATGTCGCTGGACAAAGACGTTCAGGTGCCCGCCGACGCGATGGCGGCGCTGGTGTCGCCGCAGCTGATCACCAACCGGCACGTCGAACTGGCCCCCGCCTACACCGGCGACGGCCCGACGCTGGCCGACGGCGACCACATTCCGCTGGCCCGTACCCGCGTGCCGGTCGAGCTGGACCGCATCCTGGAGAACTTCGACCAGCTCGGCGCCGCGTTGAAGGGGGACAACCAGGAGGGCCCGATGGCCAGCCGGGTGCTGTTCCCGCTGCTCGACGGCAACGGTGACCGGCTGCGCGAGACGCTCGACGAACTGGCCGGCGCGTTCGAGGTGACCTTCGCCAACAAGGACCAGATCTCCAACACCATCATCAAGCTCAACGAGATCACCCAGGTCATCGCCGCCAACGATCAGACCGTGCGCGATTTCAGCGGCAGGCTCACCGAACTGGTGCAGCTGATGGGGGAGCAGGCCCCCGGTCTGCACGCGGTGCTGACCCAGCTCAACGACTTCGTCGCCAACACCTCCGCCGTGGTCGGCCAGAACCAGGACCAGCTGGCCGGCGCGCTGACCCGCTTCGTCGCCATCACCGAGCAGATGCGCGCCAATGCCCGCCAGCTCACCGAGATCGTGGACGTGACCCCGCTGTTCTTCGAAAATCTGGCCAACGCCACCAGTTTCGAGCACCGGGCGATCCGGTTGCACGGCCTGCTGGACAAGGCGGTGCTCGACGGCGAGGCGCTCGCCCTGTTCTGCGAGCGCGTGCAGATGCGCTTGGACGGGTGCCGCACCGGCAGGATCATGGACATGGGGCCGGACTTCGGCCTCACCGCCGCGCTGCTGGGGCTCACCAAATGA
- a CDS encoding MCE family protein, which produces MRAARIAAAALSLAVLAGTTGCAVTVDNVPLPKPGIGGPGYTIHVVFDDALNLPERAHVKIGGTDIGVVEEISTTNFLADVELEIREDIRLPRGTTAELRQATPLGDIFVAMTLPEHDPNAPVLQPGDTIGTDLTSAGASVEQLMVSISMLLNGGGLNQAAKITSEMNSMFAGRAPQLAHLLNELGAAITALNQRTADIDSVLHGLTVLTGEMAARKAELGEAADTFPALLGLVAENNRDISALIGKVSVTMAALGDFTETTGGDFVSLFDSIQKLMGGFTAMGDDLGQMLQRYEQLYPSIAASFEGEALSVAATVSYLSIGALTDPSGSRPPELNDVPLFIGSLAQVIEKVIGRLTSPPRQEGGR; this is translated from the coding sequence ATGAGGGCCGCGCGCATCGCCGCCGCGGCGCTGAGCCTGGCTGTGCTGGCCGGCACCACCGGGTGCGCGGTGACCGTGGACAACGTGCCGCTGCCGAAACCGGGCATCGGCGGACCGGGCTACACCATCCACGTCGTCTTCGACGACGCGCTCAACCTGCCGGAGCGGGCCCATGTGAAGATCGGCGGCACCGACATCGGTGTGGTCGAGGAGATCAGCACCACCAACTTCCTCGCCGACGTGGAACTCGAGATCCGCGAGGACATCCGGCTGCCGCGCGGCACCACCGCCGAACTGCGCCAAGCCACGCCGCTCGGCGACATCTTCGTGGCGATGACCCTGCCCGAGCACGACCCGAACGCGCCCGTGCTCCAGCCCGGCGACACCATCGGCACCGATCTGACCTCGGCGGGCGCGTCCGTGGAGCAGCTGATGGTCTCGATCTCCATGCTGCTCAACGGCGGCGGCCTCAACCAGGCCGCCAAGATCACCTCCGAGATGAACTCGATGTTCGCCGGGCGCGCACCGCAACTGGCGCACCTGCTCAACGAGCTCGGCGCCGCGATCACGGCGCTGAACCAGCGCACCGCCGACATCGACAGCGTGTTGCACGGGCTCACTGTGCTCACCGGTGAAATGGCCGCGCGCAAAGCCGAACTCGGCGAAGCCGCCGACACGTTCCCGGCGCTGCTCGGCCTGGTCGCGGAGAACAACCGCGACATCTCCGCGTTGATCGGCAAGGTGTCGGTGACGATGGCCGCGCTCGGCGACTTCACCGAGACCACCGGCGGCGATTTCGTGAGCCTGTTCGACAGCATCCAGAAGCTGATGGGCGGATTCACCGCCATGGGCGACGACCTGGGCCAGATGCTGCAACGCTACGAGCAGCTCTATCCATCGATCGCGGCGTCGTTCGAGGGTGAGGCGCTGTCGGTGGCGGCCACCGTGTCGTACCTGAGCATCGGCGCGCTCACCGACCCGTCCGGTAGCCGTCCGCCCGAACTGAACGACGTGCCGCTGTTCATCGGCAGTCTCGCGCAGGTCATCGAGAAGGTGATCGGCAGGCTCACCAGCCCGCCGCGACAGGAGGGCGGCCGATGA